The stretch of DNA TTAAGTTCAGCCTTTCGTGATCCATAATGTATTATAACCAAATGGATATAATAGGTCAAGCATCTCAATCCGATGTCGAAGCGACCGAGCAAAAGTGTCGGCTGCGGTGGAAGATTGAGCAACTTCACCGGGAACTGAAGCAGACCACAGGGATCGGCAAGTGTCGCAAGCATCGTGCCCAACGCAATCATATTGCGTGTTGTTTATAGGTCTGGGTGAGTTTGACGCGCACAGCGCGTGCAGCGGGTCAAACGATTTATCAACTCAAAGCAAGTTTACTTGAGGATTACATCCGACAGC from Candidatus Poribacteria bacterium encodes:
- a CDS encoding transposase, which produces MYYNQMDIIGQASQSDVEATEQKCRLRWKIEQLHRELKQTTGIGKCRKHRAQRNHIACCL